A part of Marinomonas rhizomae genomic DNA contains:
- the secA gene encoding preprotein translocase subunit SecA has product MLGTVIKKIVGTKNDREVKRYRKVVAQINQLEESFHKLSDDDLSGKTGEFRDRLANGASLESILPEAFAVVREGSSRVMGMRHFDVQLIGGMVLNEGKIAEMRTGEGKTLVATLAVYLNALSSKGVHVVTVNDYLAKRDANWMRPLYEFLDMSVGVVFSGQDRDEKKAAYLCDITYGTNNEFGFDYLRDNMVFRLEDRVQRDLNFSVVDEVDSILIDEARTPLIISGAVEDSSEQYRKINNLAPLLVKQEETEDEEPSGHYVFDESQRSIELTEEGHSFVENWLVEQELLGEGESLYAAGNLSLLHHVHACLKAHVIFKKNVDYVVQGDQIVIVDEHTGRTMAGRRWSEGIHQAVEAKEGVTIQAESQTLASTTFQNYFRLYDKLSGMTGTADTEAFEFQQIYGLSVIVIPTNRQVQRKDFNDLIYMSTEDKFEAIVLDIEEIVKQGRPVLVGTASIEYSELLSNYLLKKNVKHNVLNAKQHEREAEIVADAGRPGAVTIATNMAGRGTDIVLGGNLQVELAQLGESASQEAIDALKADWKSRNESVLAAGGLHIIGTERHESRRIDNQLRGRAGRQGDVGSSRFYLSLEDNLMRIFMSDRIKKMMMALGMEKGEAIEHKMVSNAIEKAQRKVEGRNFDIRKQLLEYDDVANDQRQVIYRQRFDMMVSEDLSEAISAMREEVVTGLIDEFIPPQSIFDMWDLEGLEEKARNEFGLELPVAKWVEEDKKLYEEPLRQKILDAFVSDYKAKEDIAGEQPFRSFEKQVLLQVLDTLWKEHLQTMDMLRQGIHLRGYAQKNPKQEYKRESFELFQGLLEQIKYEVIQIITRVKVQSAEEAEKIEEARKKQEEKTTVNMIHDSLNSLAEGDSGSADAQEYPKVGRNEPCPCGSGKKYKQCHGSLI; this is encoded by the coding sequence ATGTTAGGAACCGTAATTAAAAAAATTGTCGGCACAAAGAATGACCGAGAAGTTAAACGATATAGAAAAGTCGTTGCACAAATAAACCAACTTGAAGAATCTTTTCACAAATTATCAGATGATGATTTGTCGGGTAAAACTGGTGAGTTTCGTGATCGTCTCGCAAACGGTGCGTCACTAGAATCTATTCTGCCTGAGGCTTTTGCTGTTGTCCGCGAGGGTAGTAGTCGAGTGATGGGAATGCGTCATTTTGATGTGCAGCTCATTGGTGGCATGGTTCTAAATGAAGGTAAGATCGCTGAAATGCGTACAGGTGAAGGTAAAACGCTTGTAGCAACCTTAGCAGTTTACTTAAACGCTTTGTCATCTAAAGGCGTACATGTTGTGACTGTGAACGACTATCTGGCTAAGCGTGATGCTAACTGGATGCGTCCTTTATATGAATTTTTAGACATGAGTGTTGGAGTTGTTTTTTCTGGTCAAGATCGTGACGAGAAGAAAGCGGCATACTTGTGTGATATTACCTACGGTACAAATAACGAATTTGGTTTCGATTACCTCCGCGATAATATGGTATTCCGTTTGGAAGACCGTGTTCAACGTGATCTTAACTTCTCAGTCGTTGATGAAGTGGACTCCATCTTGATTGATGAGGCTAGAACGCCTCTGATTATCTCTGGTGCCGTTGAGGACAGTTCTGAGCAATACCGTAAGATCAACAATTTGGCTCCTTTGTTGGTGAAGCAAGAAGAGACTGAAGATGAAGAGCCAAGTGGTCATTATGTCTTTGATGAATCGCAACGCAGTATTGAGTTAACAGAAGAAGGCCATTCTTTTGTTGAAAATTGGCTAGTAGAGCAAGAATTGTTGGGAGAAGGTGAGAGCCTATATGCGGCTGGGAACCTTTCTTTATTGCATCATGTTCATGCTTGTTTGAAAGCACACGTCATTTTCAAAAAGAACGTTGATTATGTGGTCCAGGGCGATCAAATCGTCATTGTTGATGAGCATACAGGTCGAACGATGGCTGGTCGACGTTGGTCTGAGGGGATTCATCAGGCTGTAGAGGCTAAAGAAGGTGTCACTATTCAAGCCGAAAGTCAGACTTTGGCATCCACCACTTTCCAAAATTATTTCCGTTTGTACGACAAACTGTCTGGTATGACAGGTACGGCTGATACTGAAGCGTTTGAGTTTCAGCAGATATACGGCTTATCCGTTATTGTGATCCCTACAAACCGTCAGGTTCAGCGTAAAGACTTCAATGACTTGATTTATATGTCTACTGAAGACAAATTCGAAGCCATTGTATTGGATATTGAAGAGATCGTTAAGCAAGGCCGTCCTGTGTTGGTTGGTACGGCGTCTATTGAGTACTCTGAGCTTTTATCTAATTATCTACTTAAGAAAAATGTTAAGCATAATGTTCTTAATGCTAAGCAGCACGAGCGTGAAGCTGAAATTGTTGCCGATGCAGGTCGTCCAGGAGCAGTGACTATTGCGACTAATATGGCAGGTCGTGGTACGGATATTGTGCTCGGAGGTAACTTGCAAGTTGAGTTAGCTCAGCTAGGTGAGAGCGCTAGTCAAGAGGCTATTGATGCGCTGAAAGCGGATTGGAAATCTCGTAATGAGTCTGTGTTGGCGGCAGGTGGCTTGCATATTATTGGTACTGAGCGCCATGAATCTCGCCGTATTGATAACCAGTTGCGAGGCCGTGCTGGTCGTCAGGGTGATGTTGGTTCTTCGCGTTTCTACTTGTCTCTAGAAGATAATTTAATGCGCATCTTTATGTCTGATCGTATCAAGAAAATGATGATGGCGCTTGGAATGGAGAAGGGTGAGGCCATTGAGCATAAAATGGTTTCAAACGCGATTGAAAAGGCTCAGCGTAAAGTAGAAGGTCGTAACTTCGATATTCGTAAGCAGTTGCTAGAATACGATGATGTGGCAAATGATCAGCGCCAAGTAATTTATCGTCAGCGTTTTGACATGATGGTGTCTGAAGATCTTTCTGAAGCTATTTCCGCAATGCGAGAAGAAGTTGTTACTGGTCTGATTGATGAATTTATTCCACCGCAAAGCATCTTCGATATGTGGGACCTTGAGGGATTGGAAGAGAAGGCGCGTAATGAATTTGGTTTAGAGCTTCCAGTTGCAAAATGGGTTGAAGAAGATAAGAAATTATATGAAGAGCCTTTGCGTCAGAAGATTCTGGATGCCTTTGTAAGTGACTATAAAGCAAAAGAAGATATTGCTGGCGAGCAGCCTTTTCGGTCTTTTGAGAAGCAGGTGTTGTTGCAGGTCCTTGACACCTTATGGAAAGAGCATCTTCAGACTATGGATATGCTTAGACAAGGTATTCACTTGCGAGGTTACGCTCAGAAAAACCCTAAGCAAGAATATAAACGTGAATCGTTTGAGTTGTTCCAAGGGCTGCTAGAGCAAATTAAATACGAAGTGATTCAAATTATTACTCGTGTGAAAGTTCAGTCTGCTGAAGAAGCTGAGAAGATTGAAGAGGCTCGTAAAAAGCAAGAAGAAAAAACAACCGTTAACATGATTCACGATTCTCTGAACTCTTTAGCTGAAGGGGATTCGGGCTCTGCTGATGCTCAAGAGTATCCTAAAGTAGGTCGTAATGAGCCGTGTCCGTGTGGTTCAGGTAAAAAATACAAACAGTGTCACGGTAGTCTTATTTAA
- the lpxC gene encoding UDP-3-O-acyl-N-acetylglucosamine deacetylase: MVRQHTLKNIIRATGVGLHSGEKVYLTLKPAPVNTGIVFVRTDLDPVVEIHGDARAVGSTNFATALCRGDVKVSTVEHLLSAMAGLGVDNAYVEVSASEIPLMDGSASPFVFLLQSAGLEAQNAPKRFIRVKKPIRVDEGDKYASLEPHSGFRLSFTIDFQHPAIGEDVQSTSFDFSTTTFVKEISRARTFGFMKDLEYFKNNNLARGANMENAIVLDDYRVLNDEGLRYRDELVRHKVLDAIGDLYLLGHSLIGEYKAYKSGHALNNKLLLALLEHQDAWEYVVFEDDAQTTPISYVEPAFVGA; the protein is encoded by the coding sequence ATGGTACGCCAACACACACTTAAAAACATTATTCGAGCAACTGGGGTGGGTTTACACTCTGGCGAGAAAGTGTATTTGACACTAAAGCCTGCGCCTGTGAATACAGGTATTGTTTTTGTTCGTACAGACTTGGATCCAGTCGTAGAGATTCATGGTGATGCGCGAGCTGTAGGTTCAACAAATTTTGCTACTGCTTTATGTCGGGGTGATGTGAAGGTAAGTACTGTAGAGCATTTGTTGTCTGCAATGGCTGGTTTGGGTGTAGATAATGCTTACGTAGAAGTAAGTGCTAGTGAAATTCCTCTTATGGATGGAAGTGCTAGTCCTTTTGTGTTTCTTCTGCAATCGGCAGGGCTAGAGGCTCAAAATGCTCCAAAAAGATTTATTCGAGTGAAGAAACCCATACGAGTAGATGAAGGTGATAAATACGCATCTCTTGAACCTCACTCTGGTTTTCGCTTGTCTTTCACTATTGACTTTCAACATCCGGCTATTGGCGAAGATGTTCAAAGTACATCATTTGATTTTTCAACGACCACTTTTGTTAAAGAAATTAGTCGTGCGAGAACATTTGGTTTTATGAAAGATCTTGAATACTTTAAAAACAATAACCTTGCTCGTGGTGCAAACATGGAGAATGCCATCGTACTTGATGACTACCGTGTGCTAAATGATGAAGGTCTACGTTACCGTGATGAATTGGTTCGTCATAAAGTATTGGATGCGATTGGTGATTTATATCTTCTAGGTCATAGCTTGATTGGTGAGTATAAAGCTTACAAATCTGGCCATGCTTTGAATAATAAGTTATTGCTTGCTTTGCTTGAACATCAAGATGCTTGGGAATATGTTGTTTTCGAAGATGACGCGCAAACGACTCCAATTTCTTATGTGGAGCCTGCTTTTGTCGGTGCTTAG
- the ftsZ gene encoding cell division protein FtsZ translates to MNVFDLAEDNLSDNAVIKVIGVGGGGGNAVRHMLENRLEGVEFICANTDSKALIGFETGVSLQLGSTITKGLGAGANPEVGRDSALEDQEKITQLLTGADMVFITAGMGGGTGTGAAPVIAKVARELGILTVAVVTKPFPFEGRRRAKVAEEGVKELRENVDSLITVPNERLLPVLGKNISLLKAFGEANNVLFNAVQGITDLIMRPGLINVDFADVRTVMSEMGMAMMGTGSASGEDRARVAAEAAIHNPLLEDINLRGARGVLVNITANEEVGLSEFTEVGGIIEEYASEDATVVIGCAIDPSVGDEMRVTVVATGLEGRSAVEMKSAVGESVVSQPVMAKVEQVVDGESAKATVAQSVPKPEQYVKAEVVEKNLDEKKESTDSGSISSGDKLSYLDIPAFLRRQAD, encoded by the coding sequence ATGAATGTCTTTGATTTAGCCGAAGATAATTTATCAGATAATGCTGTAATTAAAGTAATCGGTGTTGGCGGCGGCGGCGGTAATGCCGTGCGTCATATGCTTGAAAACCGATTGGAAGGTGTTGAGTTTATTTGTGCTAACACTGACTCTAAAGCGCTGATAGGTTTTGAAACAGGAGTTTCTTTACAGCTTGGTTCAACCATTACTAAAGGTTTGGGTGCTGGGGCAAATCCAGAAGTGGGTAGAGATTCAGCCTTAGAAGATCAAGAGAAAATTACTCAGTTGTTGACAGGCGCTGATATGGTTTTTATCACCGCGGGTATGGGTGGTGGAACCGGTACAGGTGCCGCGCCAGTTATTGCTAAAGTGGCGCGGGAATTGGGGATTTTGACGGTAGCTGTTGTTACTAAGCCTTTTCCTTTTGAAGGTCGTCGTCGTGCAAAAGTTGCCGAGGAAGGTGTGAAGGAGCTACGCGAAAATGTCGACTCTTTGATTACTGTTCCAAATGAGCGTCTTTTGCCAGTTTTAGGTAAGAACATTTCATTACTGAAAGCGTTTGGCGAAGCAAATAATGTTTTGTTTAATGCGGTTCAGGGTATTACAGATTTGATTATGCGACCTGGTTTAATCAACGTCGACTTTGCAGATGTAAGAACGGTTATGTCTGAAATGGGTATGGCGATGATGGGTACGGGGTCTGCATCTGGCGAGGATAGAGCTAGGGTGGCTGCTGAGGCTGCAATACATAATCCTCTACTGGAAGATATTAATCTCAGAGGTGCGCGTGGCGTGCTGGTAAACATTACAGCAAACGAAGAAGTTGGTTTGTCTGAGTTTACCGAGGTTGGTGGCATTATTGAAGAATATGCATCGGAAGATGCTACTGTCGTGATTGGTTGTGCAATTGATCCTAGTGTAGGTGATGAAATGCGAGTCACGGTGGTTGCAACTGGTTTAGAGGGTCGCTCCGCAGTCGAAATGAAGTCTGCTGTTGGTGAATCTGTTGTCTCTCAACCAGTTATGGCGAAGGTTGAACAAGTTGTTGATGGCGAAAGCGCAAAAGCAACTGTGGCTCAATCTGTGCCGAAGCCTGAACAGTATGTGAAGGCGGAAGTGGTAGAGAAAAACTTGGATGAGAAAAAAGAATCTACGGATTCTGGCTCTATTTCAAGTGGCGATAAATTATCGTATTTGGACATTCCGGCATTTTTGCGTCGTCAAGCTGATTAG
- the ftsA gene encoding cell division protein FtsA, protein MIVGLDVGTSKVICLVGEVLADGSLEIVGIGSHSSKGMKRGVVINIESTVQSIQRAVEEAELMAGCNIHSVFVSVAGSHIRSLNSHGIVAVKNGEVQQEDIDRVIDAAQAVPISSDQRVLHILPQEYHIDSQEGIKDPLGMSGVRLEANVHLISGAVNAVMNVEKCIKRCGLGVDGVILSQLASSESSLSEDEKDLGVCLIDIGAGTSDIAVWLDGALHHTAVVPVAGDQVTNDISMALRTPTQHAEEIKVKYACAMSSMASADQVLQVPSVGDRQPRSITRHALTEVVEARYEEIYNLILDELRRSGYAERIPAGIVITGGTSLMEGAAELAEKVFQMPIRLSLPDCTKGMSDIVDNPIYSTSVGLLAYGSKEAEVTEISKRMMSKTQTKRETSVLAPKKEIGPSFSATKAWQKLKHWFQSYI, encoded by the coding sequence ATGATAGTCGGTTTGGATGTAGGCACATCGAAAGTTATCTGTTTGGTTGGCGAAGTTCTAGCTGATGGTAGTTTGGAAATTGTCGGTATTGGCTCTCATAGTTCAAAGGGTATGAAGCGTGGTGTGGTAATCAACATTGAGTCAACGGTTCAGTCAATTCAGCGTGCGGTTGAAGAGGCAGAATTAATGGCGGGGTGTAATATTCATTCTGTCTTTGTCAGTGTTGCTGGTAGCCACATTCGCAGCTTAAACTCTCATGGTATTGTTGCTGTTAAAAATGGCGAAGTGCAGCAAGAAGATATTGATCGAGTTATTGATGCGGCTCAAGCGGTGCCAATTTCTTCAGATCAACGAGTGCTTCATATATTGCCGCAGGAGTATCACATAGATTCTCAAGAAGGTATTAAAGACCCTCTTGGAATGTCTGGTGTTCGGCTTGAGGCGAATGTGCATTTGATTTCGGGTGCTGTTAACGCTGTGATGAATGTTGAGAAGTGTATTAAGCGATGTGGCCTAGGTGTTGATGGTGTCATCTTGTCCCAGCTGGCTTCTAGTGAATCGTCGCTTAGTGAAGATGAAAAAGATTTAGGTGTTTGCTTGATTGATATCGGTGCGGGAACATCTGATATTGCTGTTTGGCTTGATGGTGCATTGCATCATACCGCAGTGGTTCCTGTTGCTGGTGATCAGGTAACAAATGATATTTCGATGGCTTTACGCACGCCAACTCAGCATGCGGAAGAAATCAAAGTGAAATATGCGTGTGCCATGTCTTCTATGGCATCTGCTGATCAGGTTCTTCAAGTGCCAAGTGTTGGTGATCGTCAGCCAAGATCAATCACTCGTCATGCTTTGACGGAGGTTGTAGAGGCAAGATATGAAGAAATTTATAATTTAATTCTGGATGAATTAAGACGCAGCGGATATGCCGAGCGAATCCCTGCAGGTATTGTAATTACTGGTGGTACGTCGCTTATGGAAGGTGCGGCGGAGTTGGCTGAGAAGGTTTTTCAGATGCCAATTCGATTATCTTTACCAGATTGTACTAAAGGAATGTCTGACATTGTCGATAACCCTATATATTCAACAAGTGTTGGATTATTGGCTTATGGTAGTAAAGAGGCTGAAGTAACCGAGATCTCGAAGCGGATGATGTCTAAGACGCAAACTAAACGAGAAACATCTGTTCTGGCTCCTAAAAAAGAAATCGGGCCGTCCTTCAGTGCAACGAAGGCATGGCAGAAATTAAAACACTGGTTTCAAAGTTATATTTAG
- a CDS encoding cell division protein FtsQ/DivIB produces the protein MRVAALIGAVLLILVAVFQGNDSPETWFAIQKIEIKGDLKYATEEELQSDYSSLLGQSLLSVSLSDALATVLSSEWVASAEIRKVWPNTLQVLVHEHTPLAYWGDGQLISTSAVVITPPKVPNLPLTRLYGPEDSSDVVLEQFGLVSQVLASTSLRVSTLTLEPRGAWSIIFTNGIAVKLGRNEILERLQRFIAVYKSDLSGRIDQITSVDARYPHGVAVGWKKNN, from the coding sequence ATGAGGGTAGCGGCACTAATCGGGGCGGTTTTATTGATATTGGTGGCTGTTTTTCAGGGGAATGATTCTCCTGAAACTTGGTTTGCTATTCAGAAAATAGAGATTAAAGGTGACTTGAAATACGCCACGGAAGAAGAATTGCAGTCTGATTATTCTTCTTTGCTGGGGCAGAGTCTTTTAAGTGTTTCTTTATCTGATGCTCTAGCCACGGTTTTGTCATCGGAGTGGGTTGCAAGTGCAGAGATTCGTAAAGTTTGGCCAAATACATTGCAGGTGCTTGTTCATGAGCATACGCCTCTAGCATACTGGGGGGATGGGCAATTGATATCCACCTCTGCGGTCGTTATTACCCCACCTAAGGTGCCTAATTTGCCGCTTACTAGATTATATGGCCCTGAAGACTCAAGCGATGTTGTGCTAGAGCAATTTGGTTTAGTGAGTCAGGTGTTGGCTTCAACCTCTCTTCGTGTCTCGACACTTACTTTAGAGCCAAGAGGGGCGTGGAGTATTATTTTCACCAATGGTATAGCGGTTAAGCTTGGTAGGAATGAGATTTTAGAAAGGTTGCAGCGCTTTATAGCGGTGTATAAAAGTGATTTATCGGGTAGAATAGATCAAATAACGTCAGTCGACGCTCGCTATCCCCATGGGGTAGCTGTAGGTTGGAAAAAAAATAATTGA
- a CDS encoding D-alanine--D-alanine ligase: MSKALKESVIAVIYGGRSAERDVSMQSGPLVAEGLRSKGFQVVELDLYGPNAELDPIVQLQSIEFDLAFIALHGGEGEDGRVQALLEMFGKPYTGSSPLACGLAMDKVLTKRFWNGIGIPTPAYLSFVGHADAGLIEDQMSYPVIVKPSREGSTIGINKAMNRAELDDALLQALEYDSDVLVEEFVDGPEFTITVIDDIAYPAIGLKPAPDHKLYDYEAKYIADDTEYLLPCGLDEDDENELQMLALDAYRSLGCTGWGRVDIMRDQAGVFWVLEVNTAPGMTSHSLVPMAASYVGIDYASLVEKIALNAWDRVGRN, encoded by the coding sequence ATGTCAAAAGCACTTAAAGAATCTGTTATCGCTGTAATTTATGGTGGTCGTTCTGCAGAGCGGGATGTTTCCATGCAGAGTGGGCCTCTTGTCGCTGAAGGATTGCGTTCAAAAGGTTTTCAGGTAGTAGAGCTGGATCTCTATGGTCCAAATGCTGAGTTAGATCCTATTGTGCAGTTACAGTCTATTGAATTTGATCTTGCCTTTATTGCGTTACATGGTGGAGAAGGTGAGGATGGTCGAGTTCAGGCTTTGCTTGAAATGTTTGGCAAACCTTATACCGGTAGTTCGCCTTTGGCTTGTGGTTTGGCAATGGATAAAGTGCTAACTAAGCGCTTTTGGAATGGTATTGGGATTCCGACGCCTGCGTATTTGTCTTTTGTTGGGCATGCTGATGCAGGTTTGATTGAAGATCAAATGTCCTATCCAGTGATCGTTAAACCTTCTAGGGAAGGGTCGACCATTGGTATCAATAAAGCAATGAATCGTGCAGAGCTTGATGATGCGCTTTTACAGGCGCTTGAATATGATTCAGATGTATTGGTTGAAGAGTTTGTCGATGGTCCTGAGTTTACCATTACGGTAATCGATGATATTGCGTACCCTGCAATAGGTCTAAAGCCTGCTCCAGACCATAAGCTTTATGATTACGAGGCTAAATACATAGCGGATGATACCGAATATTTGCTGCCTTGTGGTTTAGATGAAGATGATGAGAATGAATTGCAAATGCTGGCGCTTGATGCTTATCGCTCTTTGGGTTGTACTGGATGGGGGCGCGTTGACATAATGCGCGATCAGGCTGGTGTATTTTGGGTGTTGGAAGTAAACACTGCGCCAGGTATGACCTCTCATAGCTTAGTGCCAATGGCAGCTAGCTATGTAGGTATCGATTACGCTTCACTTGTGGAGAAAATTGCGCTGAATGCTTGGGATAGAGTAGGGCGTAATTAA
- the murC gene encoding UDP-N-acetylmuramate--L-alanine ligase, whose product MIDIKAQYDIPTMRRIQNIHFIGIGGVGMCGIAEVLHNQGYRVSGSDLKSSSTTERLEGLGIKIYLGHLEENVYDAHVIVVSTAVNEQNPEIIWGKEHRVPIVRRAEMLAELMRYRHGIAVAGTHGKTTTTSLMASVLAATGEAPTFVIGGRLTSAGANAQLGSSAYLVAEADESDASFLHLQPQTVIITNIDEDHMDTYGGDFEKVKHTFIEFVHNLPFYGLAVLCVDDENVREILPYLSRPVLTYAIDEEADFYATDIVQTGRYCEFLAHRPEGEPLKIRLPMPGRHNVLNALATIAVATDLGVEATAIQAGLMGFEGVGRRFQEQKPLALPNGSDVMFVDDYGHHPSEVLATIKAIRAGWPEKRLVMVYQPHRYTRTRDLYEDFVRVLSQVDVLLLLDVYSAGETAINGADSRSLCGSIRQRGNVDPIHVGSEADLRSILSNVLREGDLLITQGAGDIGMVSKNLSVSGI is encoded by the coding sequence ATGATTGATATTAAAGCTCAGTACGATATCCCTACGATGCGTCGTATTCAGAATATTCATTTTATTGGGATTGGCGGTGTTGGTATGTGCGGCATTGCAGAGGTGTTGCATAACCAAGGTTATAGGGTTTCTGGCTCTGACCTTAAGTCATCATCAACTACTGAGCGTCTTGAAGGCCTTGGTATCAAAATTTATCTTGGACATTTAGAAGAAAATGTCTATGACGCTCACGTGATTGTGGTATCTACCGCTGTAAATGAGCAGAACCCAGAGATTATTTGGGGTAAAGAGCATCGGGTTCCTATTGTTCGTAGAGCGGAAATGTTGGCTGAGTTGATGCGTTATCGCCATGGTATTGCGGTCGCTGGGACTCATGGTAAAACGACAACCACGAGCTTGATGGCATCTGTATTGGCGGCAACTGGTGAAGCGCCGACTTTTGTTATTGGGGGGCGTTTGACCAGTGCCGGGGCGAATGCGCAATTAGGTAGCAGTGCTTACCTTGTGGCAGAGGCCGATGAGAGTGATGCGTCATTCCTGCATTTGCAGCCACAAACTGTGATCATAACCAATATTGATGAAGATCATATGGATACTTATGGCGGTGACTTTGAAAAGGTGAAGCATACCTTTATTGAGTTTGTGCATAATCTGCCTTTCTATGGTTTAGCGGTTTTGTGTGTTGATGATGAAAATGTGCGTGAAATTCTGCCATATTTAAGTCGTCCAGTTTTAACTTACGCTATTGATGAAGAGGCGGATTTTTACGCAACCGATATCGTGCAGACGGGTCGCTATTGTGAGTTTTTGGCGCATCGTCCTGAGGGAGAACCGCTGAAAATTCGCTTGCCTATGCCGGGTCGTCACAACGTACTCAATGCGCTTGCGACTATAGCTGTTGCTACGGATTTGGGTGTTGAGGCGACGGCTATTCAAGCTGGGCTAATGGGCTTTGAAGGTGTGGGGCGTCGCTTCCAAGAGCAAAAACCATTGGCGCTTCCTAATGGTTCAGATGTTATGTTTGTTGATGATTATGGCCATCATCCAAGTGAAGTGTTGGCGACGATCAAAGCCATTCGAGCGGGGTGGCCTGAGAAGCGTTTAGTAATGGTTTATCAGCCGCATCGCTATACCCGAACTCGTGATCTGTACGAGGATTTTGTTAGAGTTCTCTCTCAGGTCGATGTTTTGCTTTTGTTGGATGTTTACTCGGCTGGTGAAACCGCTATCAATGGTGCTGATAGTCGTTCTTTGTGTGGCAGTATTCGTCAGCGCGGTAATGTTGACCCTATTCATGTAGGGAGTGAGGCGGATCTGCGTTCTATCTTGAGTAATGTCTTACGTGAAGGCGATTTGTTGATTACGCAAGGTGCTGGCGACATCGGTATGGTTTCGAAGAATTTATCAGTGAGCGGTATTTAA
- the murG gene encoding undecaprenyldiphospho-muramoylpentapeptide beta-N-acetylglucosaminyltransferase has translation MSDVKRVVIMAGGTGGHIYPALACAHSFKDKGVEVQWLGSKGGMEESLVPKHDISLHSLSIKGVRGKGILGLLVAPFRILHAIGQAVAVLQKVKPDVVLGMGGFVAGPGGVAAKLLGIPLAVHEQNAIAGTTNTLLSKVASLRLQAFDGALPNAISVGNPIRSDILDQRVRVSRNGVARPLRLLVVGGSLGAKAINDVIPQVLAKWSFSQRLDVWHQTGVRNFDEVSMLYKEAGVDARVEAYLDNMDQAYYWADIVLCRAGAMTVSELAVAGLPSILVPYPYAIDDHQTANARYLENVGAAYLLPQPQLNCDKIISLLASFVEGEETLLKMGEQAKLVAHPNATQDVVAHCLRLIKS, from the coding sequence ATGAGCGATGTGAAAAGAGTCGTTATAATGGCTGGCGGAACCGGTGGTCATATTTATCCAGCATTGGCTTGTGCTCATAGTTTTAAGGATAAAGGTGTCGAGGTTCAATGGCTTGGTTCCAAAGGTGGGATGGAAGAGTCTCTTGTGCCTAAGCATGATATTTCTTTGCATTCTCTCTCCATTAAAGGGGTCAGAGGTAAGGGGATATTAGGTCTGTTAGTCGCTCCTTTCAGAATCTTGCATGCAATCGGTCAAGCTGTGGCTGTGTTACAAAAAGTGAAGCCCGATGTTGTATTAGGCATGGGTGGGTTTGTAGCCGGTCCGGGCGGTGTGGCAGCTAAGCTTTTAGGTATTCCATTGGCTGTGCATGAGCAAAATGCCATTGCTGGGACAACAAATACTCTTCTGTCAAAGGTGGCGAGTCTAAGATTACAGGCTTTTGATGGTGCTTTGCCAAATGCTATTAGTGTGGGTAACCCTATTCGAAGCGATATTCTGGATCAGCGTGTTCGTGTATCTAGAAATGGGGTAGCAAGACCGCTGAGACTACTTGTTGTTGGTGGCAGTTTGGGTGCTAAGGCGATTAATGACGTCATTCCACAAGTCTTAGCTAAATGGTCTTTCTCGCAGCGTTTGGATGTTTGGCATCAAACGGGTGTTCGAAATTTTGACGAAGTATCGATGCTTTACAAAGAAGCCGGTGTAGATGCCCGTGTTGAAGCCTATTTAGATAATATGGATCAGGCATATTATTGGGCTGATATTGTTTTGTGCCGTGCAGGCGCTATGACGGTAAGTGAGCTGGCAGTGGCAGGTTTACCTTCTATTTTGGTTCCTTATCCGTATGCAATAGATGATCACCAGACGGCGAATGCGCGCTATTTAGAAAACGTTGGGGCGGCTTATTTGCTACCTCAGCCGCAATTAAATTGTGACAAAATCATTTCTTTGCTTGCTAGTTTTGTAGAAGGTGAAGAGACATTATTGAAAATGGGGGAGCAGGCCAAATTGGTTGCTCATCCAAATGCAACGCAAGATGTTGTTGCACATTGTTTAAGGTTAATAAAATCATGA